accaaggcctagcctttcatacccacgctctataaatgatattgtttgggcctttttacgtgcgaacccaacaccattttgggtcattacaaattgtgtccttacatcACTGTTTCACATATagtttttttaagttattttttgtattttttttctttctgcactattttaaatgaaaacacatatttttacacacacacacacacccaaaaacaaaaaacaaaaacaaaaacttaggattaaaatatcttttatcCTTTATATCTGGGGTAATTCACAATGCTTCCTTAAACtataaaatcaagcaatttctcccttaatattttggaaaagaacaaatatgtcatattgttattctctcaattaaattctaatgaaAGTTTATGCTTCTTAAAATATTCaattgtgtaatgtctaaaatactttcactaaattttaatatcccaaaaattttctttatgtatttgagttttagatggtaGTAATTTTAGAAAGTTGGAATGGTAATGTAAGGTATTTTATTTCCTTGCCTcctattatctttttctttctttctttttttcattttcttgccTAAAATGggtgttcattaaaaactaattaagtTAAAGATTGCACCTAGACTTATGtagaatgataaagaagaaagtatgaatgacaaaattttcattgtgtACGGTTGAAGGTATTTGGTGAAAAGTTTCAATTGTAGCATATAACATCTTTCattgtgaaaatttaaatattgtgacaagGATTTAGCAAAACTCAATTgcttattgttggaagatgatggtatttgttatcatttttagaaatttttaatgaGTGGATATTACCTTTAGCAAATAggtatcaaaattcttatacgGATAAGgattttgagtggagttgtaatGTGCCATTGTGTTAAAACCCATTTCCCTCTcctttatgtgtgtgtgtttgtttttcaaaaaaagaatggaTAATTGTCTCATATtacttaagagagtgtgttgtgtgtaatATAACTTGCtccaccctcccttaaaagttaccatggcttttgagtaGAGTTGTGATGTGCCATGAGTTTTGAGTAGAGTTGTGGTGTGCTTTTGTGTTAGAacatttttcctctctcttgtgtgtgtttatttctataaaaaaaaaaaaaaatttaattttgtaggACAtgcatttttatgtttatttttttcttttttgaggaagaatattttttttgtatgtaatttcatactttttcaaataaaattttttttcttaattttttcattcaaaCTGTTCCACTTGCAAGCCACACTggtcataaaataaaaaataaaaaccaagagAAACCATTTTAAAAGCTCTACCCCAAAAAGTTTTacattatttcaaaataaacattaaaaaaaaaaaaaaaaaaaaaactcatattttcGAATCCACCCCATCAGATCACCATCATCAACGACCCATCTGACCAGAAGCAAAGGCTGAGCAATGATTCTGACGAGAAAGATTGCGAGTGAATTTTGCTGGGTTGTGTTGGGTGATTGTTGAATTTTGGTATTACATTCTCTCCTTTGTCTCTCCCGATCAGATTAGGTGGCAAAGTGACTTAGTTTTGGTTCCTCCTGCCGCCATTCTCTCTCCCTTTGTCTATTCTTTGGTTTGTGGTGATTTGTTTTTGCGGGGGAAATTTGTTTTTGCAGTGGTTTGTTGTTTGTTCGACGGTAGAGCTAAgaaatttgggtaaaaaaaatgagtacagtTTTAAATAGAGTAGAGAAATATATATTGAGTCTGACTAGAAGtatctaataattaaaataacttttggGACTAAAATAACTAGTCCTCTGagacattttcacaaacacctACTCTACTCCTCCACAAGCATGGCCTTCAAACTCAAACACTCGTTTTTCTTCTCAATCCTAAAACCCCAGAAGCCCACCCTCTCTAACCTTCATCTACTGCAGCAATACCGAGGCATAGCCAAAGTCCGTCTCAAATGGGTCAAGAACCGAAGCCTCGATCACATAATCGATACCGAGACCGATCTCAAGGCCGCTTGTCTTCTCAAGGATGCTATAAAGCGCTCCCCAACTGGTTTCCTCACTACTAAGTCCTTTGCCGATTGGCAAAAGCTTCTGGGTCTCACTGTCCCAGTTCTACGCTTTCTACGCAGGTACCCAACTCTCTTTCATGAATTCCCTCACACTCGTTATGCCAGTTTGCCTTGCTTTAAGTTAACGGACACTGCATTGTTATTAGACTCACAAGAACAAAGTATACACAAAAACTGTGAGAGTGACACTGTGGAGAGGCTTTGTAAATTGCTTATGATGATGAAAACCAGTACTGTATCGTTGCAATCGTTGTATCCTTTGAGATATGATCTGGGTTTGCCCGATAGTTTTGATAAGATATTGGTTCCAAAGTATCCAGATCATTTTCGATTCGTTAAGGCCTCAAATGGGATTGTGTGCTTGCGACTCGCAGAATGGCGTGAGGAATTAGCCGTGTCAGCTTTAGAGAAGAGTAAGGAGAATAAGAAGTCGAGTGATGAGTATAGGCAATTCAAGAGTGGGAAAACTTCATTGGTGTTTTCGATGAGTTTTCCGAAGGGGTATGGGGGGCAGAAGAAGGTGAAGGCGTGGATGGAGGAGTTTCAGAAGTTACCATACATTTCGCCATATGAGGATTCTAGGAGGATTGATCCCAATAGTGAGCTTATGGAGAAACGGGTTGTTGGGGTTTTGCATGAGATTTTGAGCTTGACTATTCACAAAAAGACTAAAAGGAACTACTTAAGAAGCTTGAGAGAGGAACTGAATCTTCCGCATAAGTTTACTCGGTTATTTACTAGGTATCCAGGGATTTTCTACCTGTCGTTGAAGTGTAAGACGACTACTGTGGCTCTCAGAGAAGGATATCGTCGAGGAAAACTTGTGGACCCTCATCCCATTGCTCGTCTCAGAGAGAAGTTTTATCATGTTATGAGAACAGGGCTTCTTTACCGTGGTAAAGGTGTTAACTTGCTATCTCAGCAAGGCATTTTACTTAATGATATGGAAGATGAGACAGGACAAGAGACTTCCGATGGGGAAGAGGTTGAATCAGGTGATGAATGCTCAGAGGAAATTTCAGATGTAGAGGAAGGATCTGATGAAGAGTAATGTTTGTATGATAGAATTGAGGTTTAATTAAATAGCAAACATCATTGCAGCCCAAGGTAAGAAATTCTACTCATAGTAATGAATTTAGATCATTCTTCTTACTTTAAGAATCAGGATAACTATGATCTAAAAGGTTGATTCATCAAGTTTATATTGTTGGTGGATAGATTTGTTGATTGATGCATACTGTTTGATTCAAATTTAAAGGGGCAAAATTTAACATTTGTCCAACAAATGCTTGTTATGCCTATACATTATAAGCTGTTATCAATACTTACATGTAAAAAGGTATAACATTTATGTTCAAAAACTTTAAATGCCAATGAGCTATTGGTCACAATTAAGAAACTCATCTATTGGTTGAAATGAAGTTTACAATCACTGTTTTTCTTATATTGGTAAGATAAACACTCACCCAGTCACCCAGTGGATGTTGATTTTTGAACCCACGAGCTTAACCTCCACCCTGATCTTATAAGAGGAGGGTGTGCAATTTGAGCTCCCATTGACTAGAATCACTGTTAGTGTTAAGTGAAatgaagatatttttttatgattgtaaGTGTCAATTTTATATTTCCTGTTAGTTGGAATAGATTTAGTGGAAGAATCTCTTGTTAATCTTTGGTGTTGAAGTTCCTGTATTCACTATTTGATGTAAAACcatagaaaaagtaaataagTAACATTGACGTACATAAGCCAGCTAGTTCAAAAGTTGAGGaccaaatatgaaatttaacCAAATAAAATTGATGCACATAAAGCTGTACATGTTATATATTACaacaaattcagaaaattaatcAATGAATCACTCACCTGTTGTTAGAAATCAAGAGAAGACAATAGGTTACTTGTAATGGTAAGTGAATTCTGATATGGACAAATGAGTTATCCTACATATTCTGATTCGCATCAGAAAGAAGCATCTTGAGATTGATCACTTTTGTAGCAATGCATGCAACTAGAGCTTTTATATTCAAAGCAAAGCATGCTTTAAATTTACCAGGTTGTTTGAGTTCATTAGATTCTGAAAATTAGGATGTTAACCACTATAGAACACCTTCTGACATATATTGTTCCCTCTATAGGTATTTCCAACTCTCAACTACTTTTGTATTATCAAGTTCGGTTGTACTGGTAATTTGAATGAATGTGGATTGCTTATAATGTTGATTAATACCTAGCTACTGTGACTtgcaattttttggttttgagagAAAGAACAAGAAGCTTGGTTGCCATTTACAGTAGAGAAGCTGGCTTCCATTGGAGTGCAAGCGATCAATATGTGGTATGCTTCTAtggaaaaggtttttttttttctttttttctttttgataattgaTGAAAGATTTTATTGGAAACAAAACTGGCCCAAGTACACTGGAGATGCACTATGGAAAAAGGTTTCTAAGGGTGTACTATATTTCTTAAGAAAGATTACCTGAAAATTAAGTGGTACCTAGGATAACTATACCTTCGTTGCCTTGGTGTGAACATTTTTATTACATTGTATGCCTACCTTTTTTGAAAAGATTTCCACTTGTTTTGGTAGACTGAGTCGGAAATGTTAGAGCCAATGTTCCTTTTAGAGGGTAGATCTAAATAATTCCTTCAATAAGACTTGCAGCTATAATTCGTTCAATATTCactgttgtcttctttttttgataacataagaaattttattgttaaaaaccAACCAAGTACACTGGAAGTGTACTAGAGTGGCACAAATCAAGAgcccaaattacaataaatcaataagatcggagagagagaaacaagaATATAAAGGCAAAACTACACTCCAATCAAGGAGAGTGCGGAAAAAGAAAGATCTAATGTCAAGAATAGATCGTTCACAATCCTCAAAGCATCTAGCATTCTGCTCCCGCCATAAGCACCAAAACAAACAATGCGGCACAAACCtccataaatttatattttgatgcCTACCAAACTTGCCCTACCAAAAAGCCAGCAACTCACTAACTTTATATGGCATAACTCAATGAAtaccaaacaaacaataaactatGGACCACAACTCATAAGCTTTAGGACATTGAAGGAGAAGGTGATCCTCTGATTTCCCGCACCTTTTACACATAAAGCACCACTCTATCACTGCAATATGCCTCTGCCAAAGATTATCCGTAGTTATGATCTGACCTAGGTACCACTCTTATCCATAGTTAAGATCAATATTCACTGTTGTCATGGAGAGTTTGATAACATTtcattgttctttctttttcttacgGTTCATTTGTTTTGGAAGATAACATTcctggaaaatgttttccacattttctaATGTTTGGTAAAAATCTTGGCCAATAGATAACATTTTCTTGAGTCAAcaaaaaacaacccaaaaaaattcagaaattttcttccattttttagAAGCGGAATATGTTTTCTGCCATTCTCTTGTGCTTGCACTCCCTCCATAGCCATCAAtgccactaccaccaccaccattgcTCTCCACCACCATTGCCACCACTACCTACCACACTACCTTCACCCAACCATCTCTGCTATCGCCACCTTCACTGCACCACTAACACATCAAGCCCGTCACTACCACCACTACACCACTTCTGACACCTTTGCCATCGCCACACCATCTCTGCCACCACAATGCATACATgaaatattaatgattttcCATGAGGCCCAATTGAAATAAAATGCCTTTGAGATAATTTTCAAAGtcacaaccaaacaaaggaaaacaatttaattttctaggtaaatctttcaaatattttttccaCTGAAACAAGCATAGGCAAATCTTTTTAATCGGTAAATGGCTGGTGTTTTTATGTGAGATATATTCTGTGTcggctagagagagagagggagactGAAAATTCATAGAAGATTTTGTCCTTTTTGATGCTAACTTTGATGAGTTcctgatatttaaaaaaaatgtcccAGACTTCCAAACTGAAGACTTTTACTTGTGACTGTGAGTAGACTAAATGGATACTCTTCTTTTGGCTCTTAAGAGTGTTTGGCTTGTTTTGTCTCAGGAAGTCTCATGAGGTTCAAAAAGCATGTGAAGTTAATTTATGTGGAGATGATTTTACAAGGGTGTGGAAAACTTCAATCTGGggaaatatcaaaaaatatttgaggGAATGTGATGCAGTAACCAATGCACCAAGGAATAATTGATAGAAGAGCATTGTATCATATAAGCAACTGGATTATTACACTGGGAAGAAACATGGCCCCGGTTTGGATAGATCATCACCATATGACAGTATATAAGCGTCCCCTGTTTTGGTAACAATCTCAACTATGGTTTGAACAAAGAAATGATCACACAAATTTTGCTGCATAACTTTAGAACAGTTTGATTTGTGaagtttgctttctttgtaagAAAGTTATGATCATCTTGTGTACTTCATTTGTCCAAATTTACTTTGAATATGCGGTGACTACTAGGCGGATATCTTGTGTTTCATCAGACCCGTTTTCTTTAAACCTTTGTAAATAACTAGATTCCAGAATGAGAAATTCCAATTTTAAAGTGAGTAGACAGATTTTTTTGCCACTTACAATGGGACGAATTGAGACCATCTCTCCTGAAGCCCCAGGTGGAAATCAAAGGATAGAGGAGATGTGAACCTTTCCAACACTATAACTCAAAAGGGTCCATCTAGCTATATTGTGGGTGACAAAGTTGGCTTCCATAAAAGTATGAACGGCAGTCCAATCAATTAAGGAATTCAAAATGGTTCTAGCCTTAGTGATAAAATTTACAATAGACCAATGAGGGGTAGTAGCTAAGGTTTGTAGTGGTGACCACTTTAGagagtttccttcacaaattaaCAACTTCATACCTGATTCTACTGCCTTTTCACTTTTCAGTTGCAAGATAAGCAGCCTTAGCTTCCAGCCTTCCGCTATTAACGGTTCTTGATCTTCTAATATCTCTGCCCAACACAAAAATGACTTCTCACTTACGGTTCCTCCCAATTGTTGCAATGCAAACTTTTTCTTCGCTAATGACTACATCAAAGTTTACTTTCACAAATGGGGGTAAGGAGATCCTAGACTGCACTGAGAGTCCTCCTTAAGATGATCATGCTATATTTTACTAAATTGATTAATTCAACACTAAGGATCTACCacttcccttttttattttcctcaagATACGGTTTCTTATCATTCATATTAtgtcaaaaaaatatagttgtgaATAATATGAATTTTCCTCTTCTTTGTGTTGATTCTCAActtttcttttgattgaatCACAAATCTCCGGTTTAATAATGAAGTTGAATATCTTTTCAAAGAATCTGATGGGCCTGGGGAGTTACTCCAAATGATATTTGCTAATGGATAATAGGCTTATTTGGATAAGCTGTTTTAAAATgtgcattttaaaattttgaaatttgtgttttcaaaacttgtgttttgaaaacactatttaaaaaaccacaaataaagtgtttgataaaaatatgaaaatatatgttttctattttttaagcCACATTAGAAGTTTGGATAAACTGTTTCAAaaatagcttctttttttttgtataaattccaaaaaatgacttaattattttgttaaggTTATCTTGTCATTTTCCATGTAATTAGTGTTtgtattattattgaaaatatgtaattaagcTTAACAATTgcactaataataataacaataatgatgTTGTCGTTGTTGAAATTCATGGAGAGAagtttatcaaatttaaaataataaaaaactcacCAAGATAAAGATATTAAAATGATTAGGAAAATAACTATATTAAAATGTTCATTACTAACAATATCAATACTAGACAATccattatattataaataaaaaaagttcttattcaaaacattaaaaaccaaaataaaaataatgaaaatattgtttACAACCCAGAAATGAACCGAGCTATCTTGGCACGAACAATTTCATCTCCTCATCTTGTATATTCTCAATGTTTGTATGCCTGCTACTACTTTCTCTGCTACTATTGCTTCTTGGTTTGTCCAAGTCATGCTCATCCTCCCTCtcatattttctaataaaattatgcaaaatacAAGTAGCAACTATAATGTTTCTTTACTCCTTAATGTCACAAGATGACATTTGcttcaaaaatttctaattattcTTCCACACTCCAAAAGTTCGTTCAATCACAATTCTAAGTGATGAGTGAACATAGTTAAACTTCTCTTCTAGGTGATTCCCTATCTTCAAGGGTTTCTTCCTCAGCCTCACAAAGGatgcatttttgttttcttctatgTTGATCCTTTTCCTAATTTCTAGTAAGGCTTGCACGTGCAAGGCACGTGCTGCCCCTTGAGTGAGAAAATTTaatatagattttgtttttttgaagtagtatcaaactatgtatttaaatttagaatagtTAATTAACATATGACTATCTTTTTAGTATGATAATTTCTTAGGAGAAGGTATTTGGTACCAAATGATACCATGTCAGTGGTATTAAAATCCAATAAATGTGAGACATGtcagcaaaaaataactaacccaTTAACAATTGAAAGACGTGTTAGTGGGTAGTTATTTTTACACACGTCTctcatttattagattttgatacGGATGATgtggtatcatttgatataaaatacttctttcatttcttaGAACCTATCTACTAAAGACGGTAtctactccaaaaaaaaaaaaaaaaaaaaaaaactactaagaatgataacaaatgaCGTTATCTTCTAACAATTAACAACTAAGCttcgataaaaaaaaaattgtcacaatatttaaattttcgcaATAAATGATGACATATGCTACAACTGaaactcttcatcaaattaaataccTACAACCATTTGCaatgaatattttgttattcatacttccttctttatcattttattttatgagcctAACTACGATACGTagcttacttaatttttaatgaacaccttttaaaaaagagaataaataaataaaaataacaaaataacaaaagacatatgacattaaaatttctattagataaaattatgaatctagaagatttaaaccactaataaattagtgttctcTGAGTAATAAATAGAATACCATACATCACCATTTTTACTTTCTAAGTATGACTAacacataaaactcaaaatacacgaagaaaatttttgagacattaaaatttagtgaGGCATTTTAGATATTGCACAATGAAATATTCTAGGaataataagattttgttagggTTTAACTAAGAAAGTAACAACATGGACTGTATACTTGtctacaaaatataaaggaggaaattattcaattttaaagTTGGAGAtgaaactaccccaaacataaaaggggaaattacttttttccataattattttttgttggtaaaactatgtgttttttactttaaacaatgtgtttgaaaaaaaaaaaagtcaatccAAGAAAACTGTTcttaaaactatgaattttggttcaacaaattggctaaacaagaaaaaaaaaaaaaaaagtcaggaACACAATAAATGCCACGATATTTTttcaatacctttattttagcTATGGCGGGCCCtggtatgatattttataattttattttagagtaatactacatccacaatattttcacaacaaattttagatggtaaattgttattggtttttaaTTGGGACAACCACTTTAGactatgcattaaaaaaaaaaaaaaaaaattgtgcatgAAACATTGAATTTTTGCtcaccaaatttgactaaaccaaaaaagaagtctagaaacataacaaaatgtcacaatatttttagaaCACTTTTATTTTCAACAGTGGTAAGTTTCggtctaatatattattatttattttataaaaatgctatctccataatatttttataaaaaattctaattaacaAGTTGTTACTGATTTTAAAATGGACCCACgactgatatcacttttttatccatcaatagtagcttacctatgatttgttgtgaaattaatgtgaaaatgttgttgtagggtcacgattcgtggcggaccgtaacggtgtcgggttcgcacgtaaaacggccctaacaatatcatttgtagagcgtgggtttgaaaggctaggccttgatcgataggcgatgggtttttcatggcgttcatacaaggttaaacgatcgtcacccctagagtaattctcatggaggtgggctgggaggctctcgtttttggccatttttcccagccccttcccaaagttacttagttttccttttatactcgcctgtgtccattatccttcatccacgtgtagggtcaatctttccaaaactgatacttgtcccatcagtccatcccccaaagtcgttgggggtggttgtaagagccaaagaatgcggccctgtcgggttcagaacattaaatgacaataacagcagctttccctggatattttagatctttcttccatgttccagtcctataccgtttttacccttccctttgggggtactgtgggtctgccgaggactgaactaccctcggcggtacccaaaggctattcgttgagcttgggccataatcctcctcggcttgggcctttggactctccctgggtagatgggtctggcccataaatcatttgcgccccacattagcccctcaaaacccggctgtccaacccctgggctggacaggggggttttggtgacgccaaacttcttcctacggcccaatccatttggcctattaaacatgctggcgactcctcatatgcccaagaggTGCACCGGTCTACGAaacagtttttaatttcgcgcttgaggcgttcttatcgcttgaggtatccaaaacgcgctttgaatgatcactatttacgagactactttaattcgacggtttattttgatggggtggagaaacggaaccggcatgtttgtgttgacagatccctttggagatctgaacctattaaatgcctcccgctcccccctctgtataagaaggaagagaggaggttattgtttttatcaagaatcccttttcatctccctgAGTCTCTgaaatacttagcctcccttaggattcggtttacccactggtttatacacttaatcgtaaaaCACTTTACcgtaacaacaagggatgcaaaagccccacccctcccaaaaacgccacgttccgataaagctcatcatggctcgatcgggacagggatggcgaagactcaaaatcaacttcatccttctttcagtcaaaatccgaagtaaggactcgtcacgtcaaactttcgacgtgactgagtcgagaacacccaagatcatTACCATctggctcctcacgagcgtacctaatatggcaccggcgtgttaggagtcagggttgagacaggggctaagtgcttctgtttctccctcttttgctccctggtgccctcccccgccctctccttatagtcttcccagcaccagttccgacctggtgctttctcttctccctcttttgctcattttctttcttttcatttcttctctcctcttctcctccttctttactcatgtcctccatcttctttattcatcccctccatcttcgtcattgatttcttccttactatttccttcttctttattcattttctttttttaaagtgagtccctctcttagtatgagcagcaatgaggcggagattggagaaattttgaagacgagtttaaaagacgcttgacagtttacttttctgtactacagatgtaatggttgcttaggcagttcacattttgtataggctcgtttgagcccctttttgtatgttgtagcaatttttcatattaataaagattgttgtctaccttatttcgcatattatgtctttacgttttcataaatttgcaagcactgctcggcacaatgatatagcatctaaatcaatgacgactaaaaccaaaatacttgataataaatagatatcgCCATAACTTTGATAGAAGTGCTtagcacaataaggccgacccgtaaaaaatagtacttagccggaactagccgaggagagaaccgaggacttgatgccgtgtgagaaataaccatccgaggacataccacctgccaaatgaatagccctcgtATATGACTGAATGCTGGGGcgttctccctcttttgctccttttctttcttttcatttcttctctcctcttctcctccttctttactcatgtcctccatcttctttattcatcccctccatcttcgtcattgatttcttccttactatttccttcttctttattcattttctttttttaaagtgagtccctctcttagtatgagcagcaatgaggcggagattggagaaattttgaagacgagtttaaaagacgcttgacagtttacttttctgtactacagatgtaatggttgtttaggcagttcacattttgtataggctcgtttgagcccctttttgtatgttgtagcaatttttcatattaataaagatTGTTGTCTACCTCATTCCGCATATTATGTCTTtacgttttcataaatttgcaagcactgctcggcacaatgatatagcatttaaatcaatgacgactaaaaccaaaatacttgataataaatagatatcgCCATAACTTTGATAGAAGTGCTtagcacaataaggccgacccgtaaaaaatagtacttacccggaactagccgaggagagaaccgagggcttgatgccgtgtgagaaataaccatccgaggacataccacctgccaaatgaatagccctcgtATATGACtgaatgctggggcgttccaccaccttccttacacccttattggccttaaccttctatggtgtttaagctGTGGCCGAAGTGActtgacgtttttatcaagtagcctaTCTTActaaattcaaacattttcttATCTAAGTGTTTGGTTTctccattggcttgggtccgaggaccatacaaggccttggttctgtccaaaacttgtgattttttcttttttgtacctggtttccccataggcttgagtccgaggaccatgcaatgccttggttctgtccaaaacttgtgattttttcttttttgtacttggtttgcccataggcttgagtctgaggaccatgcaatgccttggttctatccctAGGCCCTTGTGCTGAATCGGGCCTGGGCTGCGAATTTATTGGGCCCAAAAACTAGagggtatttccgtagtcttaggtcacgcggtactttctgggcgtcccagtgttcgaggcgcgccttctcgagactcctttgtCCTCAgagttgcagacgacgttggaaatcgagccagagacattttgtccaTAGCGTTTCTTGGGACGCTGCGTAAATTAAATACtttatcttttaacataaataggcGAGAAAGTTGCTCTAtccacacacaaatccttcagtttcctcccttgGTACATCATGCTTGAGGCGGGGGTTGGGAAAAAagaactctctccgccacaaaggcgccgtGTCCTTCTGACACTCAGAGtagtgaggtacggg
The DNA window shown above is from Quercus lobata isolate SW786 chromosome 7, ValleyOak3.0 Primary Assembly, whole genome shotgun sequence and carries:
- the LOC115953542 gene encoding protein WHAT'S THIS FACTOR 9, mitochondrial encodes the protein MAFKLKHSFFFSILKPQKPTLSNLHLLQQYRGIAKVRLKWVKNRSLDHIIDTETDLKAACLLKDAIKRSPTGFLTTKSFADWQKLLGLTVPVLRFLRRYPTLFHEFPHTRYASLPCFKLTDTALLLDSQEQSIHKNCESDTVERLCKLLMMMKTSTVSLQSLYPLRYDLGLPDSFDKILVPKYPDHFRFVKASNGIVCLRLAEWREELAVSALEKSKENKKSSDEYRQFKSGKTSLVFSMSFPKGYGGQKKVKAWMEEFQKLPYISPYEDSRRIDPNSELMEKRVVGVLHEILSLTIHKKTKRNYLRSLREELNLPHKFTRLFTRYPGIFYLSLKCKTTTVALREGYRRGKLVDPHPIARLREKFYHVMRTGLLYRGKGVNLLSQQGILLNDMEDETGQETSDGEEVESGDECSEEISDVEEGSDEE